The Tolypothrix sp. PCC 7712 genome includes a window with the following:
- a CDS encoding type II toxin-antitoxin system HigB family toxin — protein sequence MHVISRRILREFCEAHADACDALYDWYRVATKAEWKNLVEVQAIYPKAEAVSNFTVFNIKGNNYRLIVDIVYEAQRIYIKYVLTHAEYDKDKWKNDPYF from the coding sequence ATGCACGTTATTAGCCGCAGGATTTTGCGGGAGTTTTGTGAAGCACACGCAGATGCCTGTGATGCACTTTATGATTGGTATAGGGTGGCAACTAAAGCGGAATGGAAAAATCTGGTTGAAGTTCAGGCTATTTATCCAAAAGCAGAAGCTGTCAGTAACTTCACTGTATTTAATATCAAAGGAAACAACTACCGCTTAATTGTTGATATTGTTTACGAAGCTCAAAGAATCTATATTAAATATGTCCTAACTCACGCCGAATATGATAAGGATAAATGGAAAAATGACCCGTACTTTTAA
- a CDS encoding tyrosine-type recombinase/integrase, producing MENLPVKSVESLAVEVVTLPLDEARVALVDYYFPNRQKINSTQQLIELWVHSVTIKSDQTRRAYRQIGYELIDYMQSRFGISDLRMVTLFHLHAYLAWLKDEKPVRGKKNTYGISKNTAAKYTAAIKSLWEWGTRASIGYFAIDLGKDLSIQWDDKLAERILSEREIAKLEKAAMAVDLQHNTNKMHWLLFTLMFYSGVRAGEIARQTSDYGKRVITPGLFWRQFREDGDCLLLTVTGKRNKTRTISLDPETSAVLLDYRGDAGNDQPVFPSPSRRDRGKPLSDRGLRLMMEEISTCAGIKFSAHFLRHTHATLAKKNGASDFDLQADLGHASPATTAKYIHHVGRVGTSHALRKKSKH from the coding sequence ATGGAAAATTTACCTGTCAAAAGCGTGGAATCACTTGCTGTGGAGGTGGTGACTCTACCGCTTGATGAAGCTCGTGTTGCGCTTGTGGATTATTATTTCCCCAACCGCCAAAAAATTAATTCGACACAACAGCTAATTGAGCTATGGGTGCATTCTGTCACTATCAAAAGCGACCAAACGCGACGGGCATATCGGCAAATTGGTTATGAGCTTATCGATTATATGCAGTCGCGGTTTGGGATATCTGATTTGAGGATGGTAACGTTATTCCATCTACACGCTTATCTGGCTTGGCTCAAGGATGAAAAGCCAGTACGGGGAAAGAAAAATACTTATGGAATTAGTAAAAATACTGCGGCTAAGTACACGGCAGCGATTAAAAGTTTGTGGGAATGGGGTACTAGAGCTTCTATTGGTTATTTTGCTATCGACTTGGGCAAGGACTTAAGCATACAGTGGGACGATAAGCTCGCAGAGCGGATTCTCTCGGAACGCGAGATTGCTAAGTTGGAAAAAGCGGCGATGGCAGTAGACTTGCAACACAATACTAATAAGATGCATTGGCTGCTGTTTACTCTCATGTTTTACAGTGGGGTGAGGGCGGGAGAAATTGCGCGGCAAACTTCTGATTATGGTAAGCGCGTAATTACGCCGGGGTTATTTTGGCGGCAGTTTCGGGAGGATGGGGATTGTTTATTGTTAACTGTGACGGGGAAACGAAATAAAACTAGAACCATTAGTCTCGATCCGGAGACGAGTGCGGTGCTACTGGATTATCGTGGGGATGCTGGCAACGATCAGCCGGTGTTTCCCAGTCCCAGTCGGCGGGATAGGGGTAAACCTTTAAGCGATCGCGGGTTGCGACTGATGATGGAGGAAATTTCTACTTGTGCGGGAATTAAGTTCAGCGCCCACTTTCTGCGCCACACTCACGCGACGCTGGCTAAGAAAAATGGAGCTTCTGATTTTGACTTGCAAGCAGATTTGGGCCATGCTTCCCCGGCGACAACTGCAAAGTACATTCACCATGTTGGGCGTGTTGGGACTTCTCACGCACTGCGTAAAAAAAGCAAACATTAG
- a CDS encoding SUMF1/EgtB/PvdO family nonheme iron enzyme, producing MNLDEIEINAIFNKIIDNEHTAADLLVLRQALSAGDKPTLKQLGKYITNIEEGKDIHIGDRIYQGTDAETLKAILQDMLQDIHERQKTPARSSAEEELYKRLKLLNESSKLDPRYITCAEYQLFIDERQKLDINQQPDHWKDYKFIPENEKEPIIGIRYNDAKEFCQWLTKWDSQYFKGRYRLPSLFEVKQYPARETDIGCWCDTEESKHEVWGIDKSEIENLRDKIFKILNSYFILDIKNNLELRSIALELLGIGFHAADELAREINLAGIRNIALNHKPTFEDIISNIISDIISGIDLETITKAQDISLSSVYDIASGCNIDLKKDFKNITDFNLELILKYACELDKVFKAEKDIDFNRKIRSIPNANPCRHYLLLVYAIWKLLSVIYEKAVKQVDIFKFPKRRESEKRLSREYGIRRDKTFKLYVAFVLIEERRKNNFTAWEGIRIFSQKKD from the coding sequence ATGAATCTTGATGAAATTGAAATAAATGCTATTTTTAATAAAATTATTGATAATGAGCATACTGCTGCGGATCTATTGGTATTACGACAGGCTCTTAGTGCAGGCGATAAGCCGACTTTAAAACAGTTGGGAAAATACATCACCAATATTGAAGAAGGGAAGGATATACATATAGGCGATCGCATTTACCAAGGTACGGATGCCGAAACGCTCAAAGCAATTCTGCAAGACATGTTGCAGGATATCCATGAGAGACAGAAAACACCTGCAAGATCATCCGCCGAAGAAGAACTTTATAAGCGTTTAAAACTTCTTAACGAAAGTAGTAAGTTAGACCCAAGATATATCACTTGTGCAGAGTATCAACTATTTATTGACGAAAGACAGAAATTGGATATAAATCAACAGCCCGATCATTGGAAAGATTATAAATTTATACCAGAAAATGAGAAAGAACCAATTATAGGAATAAGATATAATGATGCAAAAGAGTTTTGTCAATGGTTGACTAAGTGGGATTCTCAATATTTTAAAGGTAGATATCGATTACCTTCACTATTTGAAGTTAAACAATATCCAGCTCGTGAAACAGATATAGGATGCTGGTGTGATACGGAAGAAAGTAAACATGAAGTTTGGGGAATTGATAAGTCAGAAATTGAAAATTTACGAGACAAAATATTTAAGATACTAAATTCTTACTTTATTTTAGATATAAAAAATAATCTAGAATTGCGCTCTATTGCTCTCGAACTTTTGGGAATTGGTTTTCATGCTGCTGACGAGCTGGCTCGTGAAATTAATCTAGCTGGTATTCGTAATATTGCTCTTAATCATAAGCCTACTTTCGAGGATATTATCTCTAACATAATCTCCGACATAATCTCTGGTATAGATTTAGAAACGATAACTAAAGCTCAAGATATTAGTCTAAGCTCAGTTTATGATATTGCTAGTGGCTGTAACATCGACCTCAAAAAGGACTTCAAAAATATTACCGACTTTAATTTAGAGCTTATCCTAAAATATGCTTGTGAGCTTGATAAAGTTTTTAAAGCTGAAAAAGACATAGATTTTAACCGCAAAATTAGATCTATACCTAATGCTAATCCCTGTCGTCATTACTTATTATTAGTTTATGCTATTTGGAAACTCTTGTCAGTAATTTATGAAAAGGCAGTTAAACAAGTAGATATTTTTAAATTTCCAAAAAGACGAGAGTCGGAAAAAAGATTAAGTCGTGAGTATGGTATTAGACGAGATAAAACTTTTAAATTATATGTAGCGTTTGTTTTAATAGAAGAACGACGTAAAAACAATTTTACTGCTTGGGAAGGTATTAGGATATTTAGTCAAAAAAAAGATTGA
- a CDS encoding GUN4 domain-containing protein — protein MSQSEKQTEKDKVNNFIDKFNKYPSYLNLACYAALPLAITPHLLYSLRVQFSLEIPWIAVSDLLLSELCELEDEKIELYRMPLEIKKELLNRLVTNENLGTKQIQELSFFLLKYARQQFSNRNPKLRKLAEFEYWLALAYIRPENASDTIRKSLWNAYPDETKNKQDLDKFKSIIEAIVNSSQEQFELFLKYSRPLYNLVNGNVDEPDILIFQKRIIYENLQNLEKLLSKRKWKEADEETLNILLKTAKREGKGWLNLKAIKEIPNDELQIIDRLWVKYSEDRFGFSKQKLIWKSIKETQETDYITWCCFGNNVGWRVQSNWISWENLDPVNTPKQPLEKFLVGYFPALIWWSLLRWDSWWIWGFWRFWRNEWAEVEAFFSRFN, from the coding sequence ATGTCTCAAAGTGAAAAACAAACAGAAAAAGATAAAGTTAATAATTTTATTGACAAGTTTAACAAATATCCTAGTTACCTTAATTTAGCGTGTTATGCAGCTTTACCTTTGGCAATTACTCCCCATTTACTTTACTCTTTGCGAGTTCAGTTTAGTTTAGAAATTCCGTGGATAGCAGTAAGTGATTTACTCTTATCAGAATTATGTGAACTAGAAGATGAAAAAATTGAACTGTATCGAATGCCACTAGAAATTAAAAAAGAATTATTAAATCGTCTGGTTACAAATGAGAATTTAGGAACTAAGCAAATACAAGAGTTATCATTTTTTTTACTAAAATATGCCAGACAACAATTTTCTAATAGGAATCCTAAACTTCGTAAGCTTGCTGAATTTGAATATTGGTTAGCTTTAGCTTATATTAGACCGGAGAATGCCAGCGATACAATAAGAAAATCGCTTTGGAATGCCTACCCCGACGAAACAAAAAATAAGCAAGATTTAGATAAATTTAAGTCAATTATAGAAGCTATAGTAAATAGTTCCCAAGAACAATTTGAACTGTTTTTAAAATACTCCCGTCCCTTATATAACCTCGTTAATGGAAACGTAGATGAACCAGATATTCTTATTTTTCAAAAGAGAATTATTTACGAAAATTTACAAAATCTAGAAAAACTATTGAGTAAAAGAAAGTGGAAAGAAGCTGATGAGGAAACTTTGAATATTTTACTCAAGACAGCTAAAAGAGAAGGTAAAGGCTGGTTAAATTTAAAAGCAATCAAAGAAATTCCTAATGATGAGCTTCAAATTATTGATCGACTCTGGGTTAAATACAGTGAAGATCGTTTTGGTTTTAGTAAACAGAAACTTATTTGGAAAAGTATTAAAGAGACACAAGAGACCGATTATATAACTTGGTGTTGTTTTGGAAATAATGTTGGATGGCGAGTTCAATCAAACTGGATTTCTTGGGAAAATCTTGATCCGGTGAATACTCCAAAACAACCTCTAGAAAAATTTCTAGTAGGTTATTTTCCTGCTTTGATCTGGTGGTCATTATTAAGATGGGATAGTTGGTGGATTTGGGGTTTTTGGCGATTTTGGCGTAATGAATGGGCTGAAGTAGAAGCTTTTTTTTCTCGGTTTAATTAA
- a CDS encoding CHAT domain-containing protein — translation MANPSNLNDIIQRILNGNQTDADIEALRQWLNSGGSQNLQVGKYNVNIGQGQDIHIGDRTYQGLDAQAIREVARAVIHGSNTTDIREIVRSILFEEFQNLVQRENPQSSSRKTILVLASSPTNEARLRLDKQMREIDEGLRRSQHREKFTLQQRWAVRPDDLRRALLDLNPEIVHFCGHGSGDDGLFLENDAGLAQLVPTEALANLFKRFATRGLECVVLNACYSEIQASAIAQHINYVVGMNSKIGDDAAIKFAVGFYDELGAGWSYEDAYNGGCDVIALQGIPEEHTPVFKNLKKKSN, via the coding sequence ATGGCGAACCCCAGTAACCTCAACGACATTATTCAACGCATCCTTAACGGAAATCAAACTGATGCCGATATTGAAGCTTTGCGTCAGTGGTTAAACAGTGGTGGTAGCCAAAATCTGCAAGTAGGTAAGTACAACGTTAATATCGGACAGGGACAAGATATTCATATTGGCGATCGCACTTACCAAGGACTTGATGCACAAGCGATTCGAGAAGTTGCTCGTGCTGTAATTCACGGTTCTAACACCACAGATATTCGAGAAATTGTTCGCTCTATCCTCTTTGAAGAGTTTCAGAACTTGGTACAACGGGAAAATCCTCAAAGTAGTTCGCGCAAAACCATTTTAGTGCTAGCCTCCAGCCCCACCAACGAAGCGAGATTGCGCTTAGACAAACAGATGCGAGAAATTGATGAGGGTTTGCGAAGGTCGCAGCATAGAGAAAAATTTACTTTGCAGCAACGCTGGGCGGTTCGTCCTGATGATTTACGTCGTGCCTTGTTAGATTTAAACCCAGAGATTGTTCACTTTTGCGGGCATGGTTCAGGAGATGATGGATTATTTCTGGAAAATGATGCAGGGTTAGCGCAACTTGTCCCAACTGAAGCTTTAGCAAATTTATTCAAACGATTTGCTACGCGAGGACTGGAATGTGTTGTTCTCAACGCTTGCTATTCGGAGATTCAAGCTTCGGCGATCGCCCAACATATCAATTATGTAGTCGGCATGAATAGTAAGATAGGAGATGATGCAGCGATTAAGTTTGCAGTTGGTTTTTATGATGAACTGGGGGCTGGTTGGTCGTATGAGGATGCTTATAACGGTGGCTGTGATGTGATCGCCCTGCAAGGAATCCCAGAGGAACATACCCCAGTATTCAAAAATCTAAAAAAAAAGTCCAATTAA
- a CDS encoding helix-turn-helix domain-containing protein translates to MTRTFNPESYGKLLAEYQPKIITTEEENEQAIALAQNLEHRPNRTPEEEMLLELLVTLIEKFEETHYPIPQGTPNSMLMHLMDARDMTPEALAEVIGSLEVALQIVNGDRTISKIQAEALADYFHVDASLFT, encoded by the coding sequence ATGACCCGTACTTTTAATCCTGAATCTTACGGTAAATTGCTAGCCGAGTATCAGCCAAAAATAATTACTACAGAAGAAGAAAACGAACAAGCGATCGCACTTGCCCAAAACTTAGAGCATCGCCCCAATCGTACACCAGAAGAAGAGATGCTGTTGGAACTGTTGGTGACATTAATTGAGAAGTTTGAAGAAACTCATTACCCAATTCCTCAAGGTACACCCAATTCGATGTTAATGCATCTGATGGACGCACGCGATATGACTCCCGAAGCATTAGCTGAGGTAATTGGTTCATTGGAAGTCGCCTTGCAAATTGTCAATGGCGATCGCACCATTAGTAAAATTCAAGCAGAAGCGCTTGCGGACTATTTTCATGTAGATGCCAGTTTATTTACCTAG
- a CDS encoding caspase family protein has protein sequence MSDNLTKFTNGYALLIGVGESKYAPLSLPVTVKDTQAIYAALIDPELCAYPDDKDHIRVLNNQEATKTAIVDGLNWLKEKAASDKNATIFIYYSGHGWVDKNTQKYYLLQHDIKPTKLASSALSAEIFTNALREIQAERLLVVIDSCHAAGMATSKDADLELEEEFDDFIRVAPSKGFIDALKQGKGRVVFTSSKGEQKSYLKDDSCSIYTYHFLEALQGAGNKSGDTEVRVSNIMNHLGKAVPASARQLYNVEQIPNFDMDAGDFVIAQLQGGKGLPSKGWDEVGSEATQKINKIADVINQHGKFITNINEAHSIHIGDNYS, from the coding sequence ATGAGCGACAATTTAACTAAGTTCACTAATGGTTATGCACTCTTAATTGGTGTTGGAGAATCTAAATATGCTCCTTTATCTTTGCCTGTAACTGTCAAAGATACCCAAGCAATTTATGCAGCTTTAATTGACCCAGAATTATGTGCTTATCCTGATGATAAAGACCATATTCGTGTTTTGAATAATCAAGAAGCGACAAAAACTGCTATTGTCGATGGATTGAATTGGTTAAAAGAAAAGGCTGCATCTGATAAAAATGCAACTATTTTTATTTACTATTCCGGTCACGGTTGGGTAGATAAAAATACACAAAAATATTATTTACTACAACATGATATTAAGCCAACTAAACTTGCAAGTTCTGCATTATCAGCAGAAATTTTTACCAATGCATTGCGAGAAATTCAAGCAGAACGCTTATTAGTTGTGATTGATAGTTGTCATGCTGCGGGAATGGCAACTTCTAAAGATGCAGATTTAGAGCTAGAAGAAGAATTTGATGATTTTATTCGAGTTGCTCCATCCAAGGGTTTTATTGACGCATTGAAACAAGGTAAAGGGAGAGTAGTCTTTACTTCCTCCAAAGGTGAGCAAAAATCATATCTCAAAGATGATTCATGCAGTATCTACACGTATCATTTCCTCGAAGCTTTACAAGGTGCTGGGAATAAATCGGGTGATACAGAGGTGCGAGTTTCTAATATCATGAATCATCTGGGTAAAGCTGTACCTGCAAGTGCGCGTCAGCTATATAATGTCGAGCAAATTCCTAATTTTGATATGGATGCAGGAGATTTTGTAATAGCTCAATTGCAGGGTGGTAAAGGTTTACCCAGTAAGGGATGGGATGAAGTGGGATCGGAAGCAACTCAAAAGATTAATAAAATAGCTGATGTCATAAATCAGCATGGTAAGTTTATTACTAATATTAATGAAGCTCATAGTATTCATATTGGTGATAATTATTCATAG